From Petrotoga sibirica DSM 13575:
GAAGATGATTTCCCTATAGGTAATTATGGAAGTTTACATATAGAGTATTGAACTAAAAATAGAGGCTATTGCCTCTATTTTTTTACCAAACTTTTAAACTTTTTATAAAACTTTTTATTTCTTTAAGCATTTTAACTTTGTCATCGCTGTTTTTATCTATTATTTTTATGAGAGCACTTCCTACTATTATTCCATCAAAATAATCGATAATATTTTTTACCTTTTCTGGGCTATCTATCCCAAAACCGATAGCTAAAGGTATATCAATATACTTTCTCACTCTTTGTGAATACTCTTTCAAATGTTCTATTGGTGCTTGGCTATCGCCTGTTACTCCCATAATAGATACACAGTATAAAAACCCAGAACATACCTTAGATATTTCTTTTAGGCGCTCTTCTGAGGTGTTTGGAGCAACCAGTAAAATAGGATCGATACCGTTTTCTTTTATTTTTGCGTAAAATTCCTCTTCTTCGTCAAAAGGCAAATCTGGAATTATTACCCCAGAGATGCCAGTATTTACTGAGTCTATTATAAAATTGTTGATACCATAATTGAGAATTGAGTTGTAATAACCCATTAAAACGAGTGGGCAAGTAACATCTTCTTTGATTTCATCCAAAGTTTCAAAAATTTTTTTAAGTGTAACCCCATTTTTTAAAGCTTTTTGGCTTGCTTTTTGAATTATTGGCCCATCGGCTAAAGGATCAGAAAAAGGTATTCCTACCTCTATAATATCAACACCATCTTTGTTCAATTCTAAGATAATTTCTTTTGTAGCCTCTAAACTCGGATCTCCGGCTGTTACATAGGTGATTAAAGCCTTGTTACTTTTGAAAACTTCACTTATTTTGCTCATTCTATTACCTTCCTATTAAGCTTTCTATAAGAATCGACATCTTTGTCTCCTCTTCCAGAAAGATTTATCAGCATGATTTTATCTTTATCGAGTGAAGGTGCAATTTTCATAGCGTAAGCGATTGCATGAGAACTTTCAAACGCTGGGATGATTCCCTCCAATTTCGTTAAGAGTTCGAATCCTTTCAATGCTTCTTCATCTGTTATGGATACATACTGTGTTCTTTTTTCATCATGTAGGTAACTATGTTCAGGCCCCACACCAGGATAATCTAAACCTGCAGAGATGGAATATGCCAGTTGAATTTGTCCATCTTCATCTTGTAAAACGTAAGATTTACTCCCGTGAAGCACGCCTACTTTTCCCGCAGTCAAAGAAGCAGCGTGTTGGCCAGTCTCTAATCCCTTTCCTGCAGCTTCCACTCCTATCAATTCAACATCTTTATCTTCTATGAAAGGATAGAATATCCCCATGGCATTACTACCTCCACCAACACATGCAACTATATAGTCTGGTAACCTCCCTTCTTTTTCTAAAATCTGGATTTTAGCTTCATCACCAATAATCCTTTGGAAATCTCTAACTATTTTAGGATATGGATGTGGTCCTACTACTGAGCCTATAACGTAATGAGTGTTTTCAACGTTTGTAACCCAGTCTCTAATAGCTTCATTTATGGCTTCCTTTAAAGTTTGGCTACCGCTGTATACAGGCACTACTTTTGCTCCCAACAGCCTCATTTTGTATACGTTGAGGGCTTGTCTTCTGATATCTTCTGCTCCCATGTAGACTATACATTCCAAACCAAATCTTGCGGCGGCGGTTGCAGTTGCCACACCGTGCTGGCCTGCACCGGTCTCTGCGATTATTCTTTTTTTATTCATTCTTTTTGCGAGTAACACTTGTCCCAAGACGTTATTTATTTTGTGTGCCCCAGTATGGTTTAAATCTTCTCTTTTTAGATATATCTTTGGACCTTTAAGGTATTCGGTGAATCTTTCGGCGAAATATAAAGGGGTAGGCCTCCCGCAATAATCTTTTAACCAACCTTCGTATTCATCGATGAAATCAGGATCTTTTGAATATTTTTCATAAGCTTCTTCCAATTCCTCAAGAGCTGGAATCAATGTCTCTGGAACATATCTACCACCATATTGACCAAAATAAGCCTTTTTTATCAAATTTCATCCTCCTTTTTTATTTTTTGCAAATTTAAAATCTTTTTTAGCTCCCCTTCGCCCAGCAACCCACCCGTTTTAAAATCATCCATTTATTTTTATACTGTTTATTTTGTTAATACTTTCTTTTATTATCCTAATATCTTTTTTACCTGGAAACAATTCGACTTTACTGTTTAGATCAACAGCATTAGGTTTGATTATTTTTATAGCTTCAACTACATTTTCTAGGCCTAAACCACCCGCTAAGATGAATGGTTGTTTTATATCTACCTTTTTTAAAATCTCCCAATTGAAAGTTTGTCCTGTTCCGCCTATCTTTTGCCCAATTTTTGTATCGAATAAAAAGTAATCGACAAAATTACTGTATTTGGAGATCTCTTCTAACGAACTTTCATTTTCAATTTTAATAGCTTTTATTGTTTTTAACTTGCATTTTTTGATTAGATCTACATCTTCTGAACCGTGAAATTGAACGTAATCAAACACTTTACTTCTTTCAATTTTTTCTATTTCTTCTATAGTTGGATTAGCTACAACAGCTACCCTACTTACAAATGGAGGTAACTTTTTAGATATTTCAACAACCTTCGGTAATTCAACTTTCCTCGGACTTTCAGCTAAAATAAAGCCTAAAGCATCTACCCCGGCTTCGGATATGTTAATAGCATCTTCAATGTTAGTGATTCCACAAACTTTTACCCTAATCACTGTAAATTACTCCTTTTTCTGGAAAAAACTCCCCAATCTTTGAAACAGGATCGTTTTCTTTCATTAGAGCTTCTCCAATTAATACCCCATCTACTCCCAAACTTCTAAGATAATCGACATCACTTTTTTCTTTAATCCCGCTTTCTGAAATCACGTAAAAATCCTTTCGTTTATCTAACTTTTCAAGTTCTTCTAGTAATTTTTCTGTGTTTCGTAGATTAACAGAAAAATCATTCAAATCCCTGTTGTTTATTCCCAAGATTTCAGTTTCTGTATCTAAAACCTTTATTAGCTCTTGTTGGTTATGAATTTCGACTATAGTCTCTAAACCTATATCTTTTGATATCCTAAGAAAATCAGAAATCTCTTTTTTTGATAGTATTGAAGCTATGAGTAAAATAACGTTGGCTCCTAGAAATAATGACTGGTAAATTTGTATAGGATCGATTATGAAATCTTTTCTTAAAATGGGAAGATTTGTTTGTCTTCTTAGCCTTTTTAAAATTGCTGTACTACCTTGAAAGTATTTTTCATCAGTTAGGATAGAAATAGCATCTGCGCCACCTTTTATGTATAACTCTAATTGCCTTTGCGAATCAAAATTAGTTGAAATAATCCCTTTACTTGGAGAAGCTTTTTTGATTTCGGCTATTAGAGTTAATTTTCCTTTTTGGAAGGAATCTTTTAAGGATATTTTCTTTTCTTTTAGCTTTGCTACTTCTTCCTTTTTTGTTTCTACTATTTTTTCTAAGTACATTTTTCCCTCCTTTTCAAGAGTTTTTCTTTGTTTTAGAGCCCTTTGCCCCGCAGCCCACCGTTTTTTGTGAGCCACTGTCCAATATTTGTTGGTACTTTTTTGTTCAGCTCAATGCCCTCTTTTCCCAAGAAAATCTAGGAAGTTTTCGCTTGTAAAGATAGAAAGTTAGTAAACTCTACCATCTCTTCCAATTTTGACATTGCTTTTTTGCTGTCAATTATTTCTTGTGCATAAGTGATACCTTCTTCTAAACTGTTGACCTTTTTTGCCACATATAATCCAGCTGCAGAATTTAAAACTACTACGTCCCTTTTTGGCCCCATTTCCCCGTTAAATATGTTTAATATTATTCTTCTATTTTCTTCTGTGCTTCCACCTTGGATCTCTTGTATACTGTATTTTTTTAGCCCTAAATCTTCTGGGTATATTTCTAACTTTTCTATCTTCCCTTCATTTAAAAATGCCACTTTATTCTTACCTGAAAGTGAAAATTCATCTATACCCCCCGCTCCGTGAACAACCATCGCCCTTTTAACTCCCAGGTTGTTCAAAACTTCTGCTATAGGATAAACCAAGTTTGGACCGAATATACCCATTAATTGATATTTTACGTTTGCAGGATTCGTTAAAGGCCCTAATACGTTAAAAATGGTTCTTATTCCTAATTCTTTTCTTGGTACAGCAGCGTGTTTAGTAGCTTTATGAAAATCTTGAGCAAAAAGAAAGGCTATATTTATTTCTTTCAAACATCTTTCAACTGAAGAAGGAGGCAAAGATATATTGACTCCAAGAGCTTCTAAAACATCTGCACTCCCACTTTTACTTGATACAGATCTGTTACCGTGTTTCGCAACAGTTACCCCAGCTGCTGCCAAGATAAAAGCTACAGCGGTTGAAATGTTGAAGGTTCCTTTAGCATCTCCACCTGTTCCACACGTATCCATGAGTTCATCGCTTTCAATATAAATTGATGTTGCTTTTTCCTTCATAACCTTCGCACTTGCTGTGATTTCTTCTACCGTTTCTCCTTTCATATGCAGAGCAACTAAAAAACCAGAAAGTTGACTGTGAGTTACTTTACCTTCCATAATCATCTCCATCGCTTGTTTCATTTCGTCTAGACCGAGATTTTCTCCCTTTACAACTTTTTGAAGATAGTAGTTAAACATAGCTGACACCCCTTTCAACTTTAATATTTATAAAATTCTCTATCAATTTTGGACCCACTGTTGTTAATATAGATTCAGGATGGAACTGTACCCCATATATTTGGTAAGTTTTGTGGCTTAAAGCCATGATTTCTCCGCCTTGTGCAGAAGCAATTATTTTTAATTCTTTCGGGAACATCTCGTTTGACACGATAAGTGAATGGTATCTAGTAGCTTCAAAGGGGCTATCTATACCTTTAAATATATCGTGCTTTTCTTTTATATATATCTTAGAAGTTTTTCCGTGGAATATCTCTTTTGCTCTGACAACCTTTCCATTGAAAGCCTCTGCAATGCACTGATGACCTAAACAGATTCCAAGAATGGGAATAACCCCCTTAAAATACTTAATAATTTCGACGGAAATCCCAGCATCTTTGGGAACACCTGGTCCTGGAGAAATTATTATATGAGAAGGCTTGAGCATTTCGACATCTTTTAAAGTTAGTTTGTCGTTTCTATAAACTAAAACATCATCGAACTCACATGCCGTTTGATAAATGTTGTAAGTGAATGAGTCATAATTGTCTATCAAAAGAATCATCTCAGCAATCCCCCTTTTCTAAAGATTTAAACATCGCCATTGCTTTATTGACTGTTTCATAATACTCATTTTCGCCAATGGAATAAGACACTATCCCAGCACCAGCTTGTATCCTGACTTCATTTTCTTTGCACACCATGGTCCTGATTGCGATACTTGTATCTAAATTTCCTTTTGTATCAATGTATCCCACTACACCGGCATAGATTTCTCTTGGTTCGTCTTCCAATTCATCAATTATTTCAATTGCCCTAATCTTTGGTGCTCCTGATACAGTCCCCGCTGGGAACAAAGATTTTAAAACATCCAGTGAGTTTAAATAATCCTTTTTTAAACCTTCAACTTGAGAATAAATATGCATCACATGTGAGTATTTTTCTATTCCAAAAAATTTTGTCACCTTAACACTTCCTTCTTTACATACCCTGCCTAAATCGTTCCTTGCAAGATCAACCAGCATTATGTGTTCTGCCCTTTCTTTCTCATCACTTAAGAGTTCTTTTTCTATGGCTTCATCTGCTTTAGGAGTTCCCCCCCTTTTTCTTGTACCAGCAAGGGGCCTGGTGATTACTCTTTGTCCTTCAACTTTTACGAGCATTTCTGGAGATGAGCCAATGAGGGTCGCCTCTGGGTAATTTAGATAAAACATGTAAGGTGAAGGGTTTATCCTTCTCAGATTTTCATATATTTCAAAAGGATGTTGCGTTATTTTGCAAGAAAACCTTTGAGATAAGACGATTTGAAAAGCCTCACCGGCGTTTATATAATTCTTTGTTTTTTCTACTTTTTCAATGAATTCTTCTTTACTTGTGTGGTGTTTGATCCTCAATTTGACTTGATCGTTGTTTTTTTCTTCTTTTTTTTGAGTAGGAGTTTTTTTCAAATCTTTTAATATCTGATGATTTTCATGTTTTGCCAAAGAAATTCGACCTTCTATATCTTCTTCTGATCCACTATCAACAACATTTACCAAATACCCCACTTTTTCACTTTGATCTAATATCAACGAGATTCTTGGAAATACTAAGATAGATAGTGGTAAATCTCCATGTTTGAGATCTTTATCCATTTCATTATGGTATATATCTTCCCAAACAGAAATAATCTCATAACTGAAGTATCCGACGAAACTCGCAAATAAATCTGGGATATTTAGAATCCTTTCATATTGAATACTTTTCAACTGTTCCTTTAAAAAAGATATGTAATCTGTACTTTCATCAAAAAAAGTTTTGCCTTTTTCAATAAAATTAAGTTTTGTTTTATTCTTGACTATATAACTTAATTTCACGACTTTTAATGGAGTGATTCCTATTAAGGAATACTTTTTCTCGTTGATTGAAAGATTTTCTAGTATAAAAGAATATGGATTATTTAAAGCAATTTTTTTATAAATTACCGTTGGATCGAAATTTTCCAAGCTTATTTTTTCTATAATTGGTAAAATTGATTGATTTATTACAGACTTTTTTGTATACATATTCCCCTCCTTCTCAGCCTTAATTCTTAGTTTGTGCTTTTTGAAAAAAATAAAAGGAGGTCCTTTTATCCCTTTTTTAATAGGAAAAAGACCTCCTAAATTAAAAAAGGGCATCCCTTCAGGGATGCCCTTTGTTACTTTCTAGGCAGATTCTTAGGGGCACCCCTATCCGAGATGCCACCACCAATTAATTATATTTATTGTATTATTTTCTAACTTAGGTGTTTTTAAGAAAAGATTTTCTTGATCAAACATGCTATTACCCCATTAATATCAATTTAATTTTAGTATAACATACTTTTTTAATCTTGTCAAGTTTTCGCAGGGCGTGTGGGGAGATTGAAAGGTGAATTTGCATCTTTATTGAATATAAAACTTATTCTGGCTGGTACTAGAGAAGGTACTATAACTTTATTAGATAAAGTACGAGGAAGTAAAAATGCCATTAAAAAGCTAGTTGATAAAATAGGAGAAGTAAGGAATAATTTGAAAGATAAAGTTTTAGGAATTGCTCACTGCAATGTTCTTGAGAGAGCTGAGTATATCAAAAAAGAAGCAGCTAAAAGATATAATTTTAGAGATATAATTATTGTGGAAACTGCAGGGATAAGCACAGTCTATGCTAATGAAGGCGGAGTTATACTTGCTTTTTAAAGTGGGTTAAATTTTGGAAAATCCCGCCAATATAGGCAGGGATTATGTTTATATTATTTTTTTGCATTTATCTTTGTTTTACACAGCAAGAATGAATGCCTTTCAAACTTTCTTTCGGTTCTAGATAAGAGATTCTTGATTATAAACTATAAGGGTTTTCTTCGGCATAAAAGGCTGCAGATGCTGCTCCTAAAATACCTGCATCTTCTACTAAAGATGATTGTTCTATGGTATAAGTGTCGACGAAACTGCTCATAACATATTTTTTTGTCATCTCTCTTAATGGAACAAAAAGAGCATCCCCAGCTTTGCTTAATCCCCCGCCTATTATAATTTTTTCGGGGTTGAAGGCATGAACATATCCTCCGATAGCCCTTGCAAGTGCATCAATTGCAAAATTACAAACTACAGTAGCAAGAGGATCGTTTTTTTCGTAAGCTTGAAAAACATGTTTTGATTCAATGTTTTCTTTTTTCCCCGCTAATTTTAAAACAAGGCTATCCGGATATCTATCTAGCAGATTTCTAGCTTCTAGTGCAATATATTTTGCAGAAGAAGTAGCTTCAACACATCCTCTATTACCACATCCGCATTGTGGACCATTTGGTATAACCACAACATGACCCAATTCTGGGGCAAGACCATCTTTCCCCGTTAAAAATATGTTGTTACAAACAACACCTGAACCTATGCCTGTTCCTATGGTTAAAGCGATGAAATCCTGCAAACCCTTTGCTTTTCCAAAATACCATTCTCCCAGTGCAAAGGCATTAGCATCGTTTTCTAAAAAGACGTCAACGTTTATATTTTCTTTTATTAAGCTTACCAATTCAAAATTTCGCCAATTTGGAAAGTTTGGGGAAAATCTCACAATTCCATTTTTTCTATCTATTGAACCTGGTGAACCTATTCCTATTGCAGAAAATTCAGTATTTTCCGTTAAAACTTTTACCGTTTTTGTTATATTAGCTATTACTTGGTCATTTCCCTTTTCCACCTCAGTAGGTCTAGAAATCTTTTTGATTATTCCTTTTTTTTCATCGACTAATCCAGCTTTTATCTCAGTGCCTCCCAAATCGATCCCTACTACTAACATTGCGATCACTCCTTGAAGTGTATTTGCTGTCTTCTAGTATATTTGCTCCCCTTAGCCCCGCAGCCCACCCGTTTAAGGAAGGGATCTACGGCTCCTTAGACTCTATTGGGGGAGGGCTCAGCCCTGTGACTTACCCTGCACAATTATGTCAGAAATATATTATAATAAGTTTATCAATCTATTATATCAAATGTAAAATTAATTATTTAAAAAAAAGATGAAGTTCTACTAAACCTATTTTTTAAAATACAAAAATAAAGGGTGAAGAAAATGGTTTACGCGATTATTGTAGCAGCTGGAGAAGGAAAAAGAGCGGGGTTTAAAATTCCAAAACAATTTGTAAAATTAAATAACAATACAATATTGAGAATCTCGGCTGAAAAATTTCAGCAGTCAAAATTAATAGATAAGTTTCTCGTGGTATCTCATAGAAACTACGTGGATTTAACAGAAAAAGAGGTTCAAACCTTTTCAAAATTTGAGAAAGTAGTAATTGGCGGAAGTAGCAGGCAGGAAAGTGTTTATAATGCACTAATGTATTTGGACAAAAAAGAGAATAAGCCAGATTTTATTTGCATTCATGATGCTGCGAGACCTTTCGTTGATACTAATAAAATAGACGAAAGCATCTACAAAGCAAAAGAAGTAGGTGGGGCTGTTTTGGCAGAAATGGCAGAAAACACCGTTTCTCAAGTCAATAACGGTCGGATTTTAAAAACTTTAGAAAGATCCCAGATTTATCTGCATCATACCCCTCAAACTTTCAATTTTGCTAAATTACTTAAAGCTTATCAAAATGTGGAAAAGATCTTATCTTCTTTCACAGATGACGCATCTATATTTATTCATGCTGGTTATGAAACATCGATTGTGGAAGATCACAAAAATAACATCAAACTAACAAAAAAAGAGGATTTTGAACTAGCTAGATGTTTTTTTGAATTGAATCCTTAATCTAAAAATGTTTCAAAAACCTTGATCCCAATATCTATTACCTCATCGGGAGGCAAAAATTCAGGGTTATGAAGACCGTGGTGTTCACCTTTGGAACTCCCTAACCAACACATTAGTGCAGGATATTTTTTTGATATAAAACCAAAATCCTCACCCGTCATTTTTAGGCCACAGTCAATAAAATTAAATGTTTTTGAGAGTTTAGGAATAAATTTGTCGTATAGCAATGAATCGTTAACGACTTCCGAATAGAAAGACCCTTTGCTTAACGAATAATCAACCCCTGTCATGGTCTTTATCCCTGACAATATATTTTTCATATCTTCGAAATATTTTAGGCTATTTTCGGAATTAACACCTCTGATACTTCCTTCAACATGGGAATTTCCTGGTAGAATGTTGATCGCGCTACCTGCACTTACTTTACCAACGCCGATTACAAAAGGTTCCATGGGATTTTTTGGAAGTTTATCCAGCACATCTAAAAATATGCGAAGGGCGTTTAATGCATTTTTAGATTGATGGGGAAAGGCAAGATGTGAAGAAACACCTTCAAAATCCACAAAGAACTCAAGGGCTGAAGCAAAAAGCGTACCACGCGTTGAAGCGATGGTCCCCAGGGGGAAGTCATCGTTGACGTGTAGAGCGAAAGCCGCTTTTATATTGAATTTATCCAATATTCCACTTTCGATGACCTTTTGGGCTCCACCCTTTGATTCTTCTGCAGGTTGAAATAAAAATATTATATTTTTTTTTACTTTATTTTTTATTACGTTGATAAAAAAGCCATACAAGATAGCAGTATGAACGTCATGACCACATGCGTGCATGTATTCGTTTTTTGATTTGAAATCAACGTTGGTCTTTTCTTTTATATTTAAAGCATCGATATCTGCCCTAAAAAGAAGGTACTCATCGCCACTGCCACCATTATACTCAACAATAAGCCCTGTTTTTAGAGGTCTATGCACGTTAATATCAACATTGTAAAAGGAAGCTGCTTCTTTTACGGTTCTTTCCAATAATTTTGTAGTTTGATACTCTTCAAGAGATAATTCTGGATTCTCATGTATTTTATGTCTCAATTCGTACGGTGAAAGGATCATTTTAAAACCTTCTCTAATTTTACCAATATCTTTTCGATATCGTTATATTCAATATTTAAAGGAGGCAGTAGACGAATCACACTATTATGAAGTACATTCAACAAAAGGCCCTCTTGTAGACCTTTTTCCCTCATTTGAGGGTCCTTTTCTTTTAACTCTATGCCAATCATCAAACCTTTGCCTCGAACTTCTTTTACTTTTTCAAAATTTTTCTCTTTTAAATATTGCATTATGTAATTTCCTTTTTCTTCAACATCCTTCAGAAGAGAAGGGATGTTTTCCACAACGAACCTAGCTCCTGCTAACGCTACAGGGTTTGGAGCAAATGTTGAACCATGTTCTCCTTTTTCAAAAGCCTGAGATAGATTTTCAAGAAATATTGTACCTCCCAAAGGTAAGCCACCACCTATGGATTTCCCGATGGTTACAATATTAGGTGACAACCCAAAATGTTGGTATGAAAAGATTTTTCCTGCTCGTCCAAGCCCAGCTTGAACCTCATCGCAGACTAAAATGAAATTATATTTCCTTTTTAAGTCCTCTATCAAGGATGCGAATTCTAGTTTGATTGACACTATTCCACCAGAGCCGAGAATTGGTTCCACAAAAACAGCCAACGTTTCTTCGCCAAATAAATCGAAGTATTTACTTAAATCTTCTACATCGTTGAACTTAAGTTCTACAGTGTTGGCAAGCAAAGGTTCAAATGGCTCTCTTAGATTTTTAAAACCGTTTATAGAAAGTGCTCCTAACGTTCGACCGTGAAAACCATTTTCGAAATAAACGATTTTATTCCTTTTGTCTGTCGCTCTTTTTTTAATAGCTTTTAAAGCCGCTTCATTTGCCTCTGTTCCCGAATTACTGAAGTAAACGGTACCATTTTTCTCTGTGAAATTAACGAGTTTTTCTGATACGAAAATGGCATCTTCATCGAGAAAAAAATTAGAAGTGTGCATATATCTATCCATCTTTTCTTTCAACGTTTTTAGCAAAGGAGGATAAGAATGCCCAAAACTCATTACTCCTATTCCAGAGAATGTGTCTAAAAATGCGTTACCTGTTTTATCGTAAATGTAAGAACCTTCCGCTCTATCAATTTTTATTGGAAAAGGGTTATAGACTTTTAGTAAGCTCATAAATCAAACTCCTTTGCTAGACTTTCCACAGCTTTTTGTTTATACTCTTTTGGAATCAAACATGAAATTTTTATTTCCGAAGTTGTCACCAAAAATATAGGTACATCTTTTATAGCTTTAAAAAAACGGGAAGCCACCCCTTTTGCCTTTTTCATGCCTATTCCGACTACTGATATTTTGACTAAATCATTTTTAAAATCAATAAAATTCTCATGATCATTTTTAAGAAATGCACTTAAAACTTCTCGGAAATTATCGATCACGCTGTCTACAATACTGAAAGAGATATTGGATTTTTCATTATTTTGTATAATGGATATCATGTCTATGTTGAGATTTTTGCTAGCAGCGATTTCGAAAATTTTATTAATAAAAAAATGATCCGTTGGAAGATTTAAAATAGTGACTTGGATTTGGTTTTCATCCACACTTAAACCTGTTACAACAGGTTCTTCCATATACTCACTGTAATTATCCACTACGTAACTTCCCTCCTCATCAGAAAAAGACGATGCACAGTATAACTCAACATTGAATTTTTTCGCAATTTCTACAGACCTTGAGTGCAATACTTTGGCCCCTAAAGCCGCCATTTCAAGCATTTCATCGTAAGTAACGTACTTTAATTTTTTTGCTTGGGGATAAATCTTTGGATCAACGGTGTAAATACCTGCAAAATTGCTGTATATCTCGCACTTAACGTTTAAAGAAGCTGCTAAAGCAACGGCAGAAGTATCTGAACCACCTCTTCCTAAGGTTGTCAAATCGCCTTCTTCAGTAACACCTTGAAATCCTGTAATAACTAAAACATCGTTGTTTGCAAGATTTTTGTGAATTATCTCCTTGTTTATAGCTTTGATCTGAGCGTCATTGTAATCAGAAGTAGTCAATAAACCTAGTTGAAAGGCATTCAGAGATTTTGATCTGACACCTCTATCGTTCAATATCATAGATAACAAAGAGGCACTGATTTGTTCGCCCGTTGCTAAAAGCATATCCAACTCTCTTGGATTAGGATGCTTGACTGTTTCTTTAGCTAATGCTATCAATCTATTCGTGGTCTCTCCTCTTGCGGAAACCACAACTAATACTTTAAATCCTTCTTCTACCTTGTTACATATTCTCTGGGCAACTTTGTTCAACCTCTCAGAATCTGCAAGAGAGCTTCCTCCATACTTTTGAACTATCAATTTCATATAAACAATTCACCCCGGTAAATTAGGTATGAAATAATTATTTCAAT
This genomic window contains:
- a CDS encoding aspartate kinase → MKLIVQKYGGSSLADSERLNKVAQRICNKVEEGFKVLVVVSARGETTNRLIALAKETVKHPNPRELDMLLATGEQISASLLSMILNDRGVRSKSLNAFQLGLLTTSDYNDAQIKAINKEIIHKNLANNDVLVITGFQGVTEEGDLTTLGRGGSDTSAVALAASLNVKCEIYSNFAGIYTVDPKIYPQAKKLKYVTYDEMLEMAALGAKVLHSRSVEIAKKFNVELYCASSFSDEEGSYVVDNYSEYMEEPVVTGLSVDENQIQVTILNLPTDHFFINKIFEIAASKNLNIDMISIIQNNEKSNISFSIVDSVIDNFREVLSAFLKNDHENFIDFKNDLVKISVVGIGMKKAKGVASRFFKAIKDVPIFLVTTSEIKISCLIPKEYKQKAVESLAKEFDL
- the ispD gene encoding 2-C-methyl-D-erythritol 4-phosphate cytidylyltransferase, encoding MVYAIIVAAGEGKRAGFKIPKQFVKLNNNTILRISAEKFQQSKLIDKFLVVSHRNYVDLTEKEVQTFSKFEKVVIGGSSRQESVYNALMYLDKKENKPDFICIHDAARPFVDTNKIDESIYKAKEVGGAVLAEMAENTVSQVNNGRILKTLERSQIYLHHTPQTFNFAKLLKAYQNVEKILSSFTDDASIFIHAGYETSIVEDHKNNIKLTKKEDFELARCFFELNP
- a CDS encoding amidohydrolase, with the protein product MILSPYELRHKIHENPELSLEEYQTTKLLERTVKEAASFYNVDINVHRPLKTGLIVEYNGGSGDEYLLFRADIDALNIKEKTNVDFKSKNEYMHACGHDVHTAILYGFFINVIKNKVKKNIIFLFQPAEESKGGAQKVIESGILDKFNIKAAFALHVNDDFPLGTIASTRGTLFASALEFFVDFEGVSSHLAFPHQSKNALNALRIFLDVLDKLPKNPMEPFVIGVGKVSAGSAINILPGNSHVEGSIRGVNSENSLKYFEDMKNILSGIKTMTGVDYSLSKGSFYSEVVNDSLLYDKFIPKLSKTFNFIDCGLKMTGEDFGFISKKYPALMCWLGSSKGEHHGLHNPEFLPPDEVIDIGIKVFETFLD
- a CDS encoding aspartate aminotransferase family protein, whose protein sequence is MSLLKVYNPFPIKIDRAEGSYIYDKTGNAFLDTFSGIGVMSFGHSYPPLLKTLKEKMDRYMHTSNFFLDEDAIFVSEKLVNFTEKNGTVYFSNSGTEANEAALKAIKKRATDKRNKIVYFENGFHGRTLGALSINGFKNLREPFEPLLANTVELKFNDVEDLSKYFDLFGEETLAVFVEPILGSGGIVSIKLEFASLIEDLKRKYNFILVCDEVQAGLGRAGKIFSYQHFGLSPNIVTIGKSIGGGLPLGGTIFLENLSQAFEKGEHGSTFAPNPVALAGARFVVENIPSLLKDVEEKGNYIMQYLKEKNFEKVKEVRGKGLMIGIELKEKDPQMREKGLQEGLLLNVLHNSVIRLLPPLNIEYNDIEKILVKLEKVLK